aatcggcCGAAAACGttttaagcctatcctctttagcgtgggaaaaaaaattgaagccttactcatttggcggttgggaaatgaaaagatttttttggcgggaaagttagtttttaattaataattaaaattctaattaaaaattataagaagggaccctaggtgcacattcccgatctccaaggtatgcatgtgcgaaatttggtagctgtatgtcgaacagtctggcttgtagagcgccaacacacacacacatacattgagctttatataagtatagatgaaatgGGATGTTGATAGTTTAAAGGATGTGTTATTTTTTCTGCaactattaaatttctttcaagtctACTACGTGAAAAAAACGTTATGAAACTCTATTTCTTTCCTTATTCTTTTCTCTATTATTTCTCTCGCTCTGTTTGTGTGTGCATTCGTGCTTGCGtgcgtgtgtttgtgtgtatttaactaaattaaactctGCTAATTATCAGGAATATAACAAAATGTAATTCTACAACGAGTTTCTTTACTTTAGCTTAAAATTCAATAGATTAACATTTACATCAattcaattaaatgcataaacaaattttaacatattaaagcgaatttttaataatatgtactATAAAGGATTTACTTCTTGATGTGAGATTCGATtgattttttgttcatatttataaCTAAGACGTGAAAGTActgtatgttttatttatattacacattataataaataagtagcATAATACGTTGGGTGTTAAAGATATATTGCATAGTGCGTtatatacacaatatatatattatgataaattgtaacacattgccaaaatatttttaatttttgtaggcttgtaattttattaattttgaacatttaactTCAGGtgcaaagattaataaaatttatcttttttaggTTATGGAACCAACGAACAGAGCAAAAATATTGCCTATAAATCTTCAAGATTAAATATATGAACAATAGAAGTTTATCAATTCCTGCTTGTCAGCCAATATGCTTTGGGTTAAATATATGCAGTTAACGCTCTACTTTTCAACAAGGCTTACCATCTCATCCATTCAGATGTTGTGAAGAACAGTTATATATGCAAAGAAAGCAAGCAgttctctgaaaaattaaaaatatatatattctattgatttttgtaaaatatatataatgcacaaTATCAGCATATCTAATAGATGGTTCTGCTTAACTTAATACGTACTTATGTTTTATCATGATGAAAACTTTTAATCCGATCTAACTTGTGTTGCAGAAGATTTTCTAAAACGCATGCTTTAGCGAGGCATATACGAACACCTGTGAAAGAAAAGCCTATCCGAGGgtcatagaatttaaaatattttctaaccaAAGGACTCATATTTGGAATATATGCAAGTTTAcgaaagaattctgaaaaatgtgTAGTAAAATCTTTTCTACGCAGGAATATATAATACCACAAATCTCGACGCATGTTAAAGAGAAACAATTTGTTTGTAATGTgtgcgataaaatattttctcacaaaggaaatttaaagacacatttaatgacgcatacgaaagagaaaccgtatgtttgtgtttgcaataaagcgttttctttACTGGGAAATTTAAAGACTCATTTCcgaacgcatacgaaagagaaaccgcatgtttgtgagatttgcagtaAAGCGTTTTCTGAGCTAGGAAGTTTAATGAGACATTTAAGGACGCATAccaaagagaaaccgtatgtttgtgaatTTTGCAGTAAAACATTTTCTGTGCCGGgaaatttaaagacacatttactgactcatacgaaagagaaaccatatatttgtgagatatgcaataaagcgttttctctACGGGgacatttaaatatacatttaaagacGCATACCAatgagaaaccgtatgtttgtgaggtTTGCAATAAAGCGTTTGCTCTACGAAGACATTTAAAGAGACATATGaagacgcatacgaaagagaaaccgtatgtttgtgaggtTTGCAGTAAAGCATTTTCTGAGCtaacaattttaaagaatcatCTTAGCACGCATACCAatgagaaaccgtatgtttgtgaggtttgcaataaagcgttttctctACGAGAGCATTTAAAGAGACATATGaagacgcatacgaaagagaaaccgtatgtttgtgaagTTTGCAGTAAAGCGTTTTCTGAGCCAGGAagtttaaagagacatttaaggacgcataccaaagagaaaccgtatgtttgtgagttATGCAGTAAAACGTTTTCTGAGCTAGGAAGTTTAAAGACACATTTGCTGACTCATACGGAAGGgaaaccatatatttgtgagatatgcaataaagcgttttctttACGAGGATATTTAAAGACGCATACAAAAGATAATCTGAATGCTTGTAATGTGTGCGATAAAGTATTTTCtcataaaggaaatttaaagagacatttaagaacgcataccacagagaaaccatatatttgtgagGTTTGCAGTAAAACGTTTTCTGAGCCAGGGAgttttaaagagacatttaaggATGCATAccaaagagaaaccgtatgtttgtgagacCTGCAGTAAAGCGTTTACTtagaaaagaagtttaaaaattcatttattgacgcatacgaaagagaaaccatatatttgtgatGTTTGCAATAAAGTGTTTTCTCTACGGgaatatttaaagacatttacTGACgtatacgaaagagaaaccatatgTTTGTGAGACTTGCTGTAAAGGGTTTTCTCATagagtaaatttaaagaaacatttgttGACGCATACGAAAGAGGAACCGCACTTTTGAAacttatgcaataaaattttttctggtGAAAacgttttatattaatattttctgacgCTTGCGAAACTAAAACTTCTGTGTGTAATAAAGCATTTACTGCAAGAGTAAATTTGCAGTTCCATTTACGAACCGATTCTAAAGAGTGGCTGTAGTGTTTATTGGTTGAAACATTATAAGGAGATGGAGAAATTTATTGACGCATTCAAAAGTAAACTCGCATGGTTGTAAGGTGTGCAACAAAACGTTTTCTCTGCGAGGAAATATGAAAGTGCGTTTATAGGTTCATACGAAATGAAAATAAGAGCAATAAAGCCTATTCTAAATCGGTAAGTTTAAAGCCATATTTAATTACGCATGCAAGGAAACCCCGCATGTTTGCTATGCATGAGGCCATTTGATGTTGCACTTACTGACACATACGAAAGAGAAATCTTATATATGTGTTTGGATTTTGgccataatatttaattcaatgacggcgtaaaaaaataacatatttatttaaaggaaacattaagaatttttttaccgGTTAATCTAATACATATATTAATCtcagaaaaacaaaagaaaatgcagTTGGCTCGTGCATCACATGATTAATTTGCGTGCACGAGAATGCAGCTTAAACTGCGATGCCATCTTGATGAAAGCAGAATCATCACAGTACTCCCATAAAATCTATGAGTGCCCCGCCCCCCTCTCTTAGTATAGCAGCCCTCTAATCTCGTTACCTCTAATTCCAGTGGTTCTAATCGACGGCAAGATCTGGTTACATAAGGTGGTAGAGTAGAATTCGTAGAGAACTCAAGAGTCAACGGAGAAGGCTGAAGTACTGATTGCTTTCAAGATGGAATTGCAGCTGATGGTGGCGATACGATTGGTGCAGATGACTAAGAATTTTCGAAGAACACATGCTTCACATGATCAATGCCGAACGTAGATTCTTTGCCGTTCTGCTCAGTTGTGAAGGTTTTATTAGTACGTCTGAGTACACAGTAAGAGCCATCATACGGTGCTTACAGGGGTTTCTTAATGTCGTCGTGGCGCACGAACTCATGAATACAAGACTCTAAAACGTGAtgtttgaacactttttttttttttattatcattagatGCAACTGATGCAAGTTTCAGTTGCCCCATCGCAGTTCGTAAGTTTTGTAAAAATCCATGAAGTTCAACGTTAAGGGAAATGGTCGCAGAAGTTCCGCAGATCATTTCAAGAAAGGGTTACACGAATCCTGCTGATGCGCACCGCAGATCTTCCTTTAATGCCCTTCTGAGTGCAAGTAAAACTAGTGGAATTTATTCAATCCGTTTCGCGGGTGCCATAGATCTGAGACTTTGTTTTAAAGAACGATGAAATcgctttattaattatttattacaattatttgcaACTGATCTCGAGAAATTTCGttgcagatattaaaaagaaattatatatatgacatttttttgaagattttctaTAGTCATTATTGATTACGAGTTTAATGAAGCACACATAACACCACTTCATGTCCCTGCAATTATAACCtactgattattatttaaatagtgtttagtttagttatattaacgtcccgtttaaagcaatactagggctattttgggacggacctcgtaattttgaacctcggtcagatgatgaggacgacacgtgagctgacacccccctctccacaccagcgggaggacatttcgTCATGACGGAAAAACAGAAACACATACAGTTTGTAATTacaaagttcagaaaaaaaataataaaagtaataaaataagtaaaaataaaaaattataaaacttttaacaaaaaaaaaatgctaaaaataaggacagaaaataaaataaaaaaaagaacaggcaaaaaaaaaaaagccatgtaCAAACATGAAAGTAATAGAAAATGAATATGTATGTGTATAATACTACTCTTGGAAATAGCGTTCTTTAAATCTGAATAGATCTTGATTTCCTTCGAGATGACGAATGATTCTCTGCATTTTTATCCCGGATCTTTGGAAAGAGGCATCACTACGTAACCAAATTCGTTCTAGTCCAAACCTTGGCTTGGTCTTGTACTCTGGTTTTGTTGTCTTCTAATATTATGATGTGTTGTGGAATAAGcatacaaataaatcaaaatgtgaatatttttagtgttttgtTTACCTTTTTCTAATGACGTAGGTTTAACATGTCATTTTTTGACTTTCTCAATCTACACTTGgcctggattttttttaatctttattagttttagttgtattaacatcccgttttaaagcaacactaaggttgTTTTGGGACGGTCCTTGTAATTTTCtaccgcggtcagatggcgaggacgacgcctgagcagGCTCCCTCCcaccaaatttccacaccacatgagcgggaggacgtttgactcAGACGAATTTAACGTTTACCACatccccttacacaacggttcttcgttggaatcggttttcgaacctgaaaccctccgattccaaagccgagaccttatcaccaggaaACCGCGGCCCAAACTTGACCTGGCAATTAgactgatttcttttaattttcacgAAAGAAAAAACGTACGCCTTTCACGCGAGtagtgaaatgcttttttttttatttccttacacAAATTTCGGAAACATTTTCTGACACATcgaaaagagaaataatatttttgcgaTTTAAGTAATAAAGTATTTCCTTTACATATCTGAAGAGGTTTTTACTAATGCTTGCCTAAAACTTTGACGTATTCTGTGAAGCTTTACCTCAGAGACCCGTTTCAGAAagcatttaacaataaatgtaaaaagtGAACTAAACGAGtatgaattttatgttgaattattttgtctgaaagaaaattcttaaaaaatatttactgagaaATTGAAAGGAGAATCATtgtgaatttgacattttttaaagaattttaaacaggTGCCTTCACGTCCTATTTTGctggggccgtggtggcctggtggtaaggtctcgtcttgtgagccgtagggtttcaggttcgagacctgattccaccggagaaccgtcgtgtaagagggtctgttgcacgttacaTCCGTCATgctaaatgtcctcccgctggtgtggtatggcgTGGacaggggggtgccagctcagatgtccccgtcttctgaccgcggtttaaaattaggaggtccgtcccaaaatagcccttgtgttgctttacaatgggacgttaatataagtaaactaaaccTATTTTGCTGAACCATATTGACACAGCGCCATTTCACCCATGGtagtgagtttttgaacttttttgacagaaaagaaattcctatgaactcctttaaattattaccaagttagATAATATTTGGTCCAGTGGTTTTCCTGTTATGACCATTTGAAAacggaaatttaattaaaaccaacCTGTAGTTTTGCATTGTTACCAAACCAGCATTACACGCCATGTTGCTGTAATACCCCGGGAGTTCCTTCGCTTTACCATTGAAAACAATATCAAGCGCTTTCAACTCCTAATTGATGTCAATGGTACACATGCTGAAAACATTCtgcaattgaataaattttaattattttgacggattttttgtctttctttagGCGTCACGATTCCCCCTTGGAGATGAAAATttcatctactttttttttaattccagaaatCTTTTCCCCGTAGTCCAAATAACATACATACCAAGTTTCACCAAAATCCGATTGGCGGAACAGATTTTAGAAGAGTTTGAATAgagtcactttaattataaccaccctacaTGTATGTAATCAcaatatttaaagtgaaattatctcttgtattttatttgcaaaaaaaatttatcgaaaatagTAAATGTAATTTGGCgaataaattgtaataaagctacaatatttctttgaaaatttaataaaaattgtataatttttaaattttgaaaattaattttatgaatttcaaatgttacatttttatattttctttttcaattcttactattagttcacactctctctatatttatatatattgttcaaattttcaat
The window above is part of the Argiope bruennichi chromosome 7, qqArgBrue1.1, whole genome shotgun sequence genome. Proteins encoded here:
- the LOC129975319 gene encoding zinc finger protein 569-like gives rise to the protein MCSKIFSTQEYIIPQISTHVKEKQFVCNVCDKIFSHKGNLKTHLMTHTKEKPYVCVCNKAFSLLGNLKTHFRTHTKEKPHVCEICSKAFSELGSLMRHLRTHTKEKPYVCEFCSKTFSVPGNLKTHLLTHTKEKPYICEICNKAFSLRGHLNIHLKTHTNEKPYVCEVCNKAFALRRHLKRHMKTHTKEKPYVCEVCSKAFSELTILKNHLSTHTNEKPYVCEVCNKAFSLREHLKRHMKTHTKEKPYVCEVCSKAFSEPGSLKRHLRTHTKEKPYVCELCSKTFSELGSLKTHLLTHTEGKPYICEICNKAFSLRGYLKTHTKDNLNACNVCDKVFSHKGNLKRHLRTHTTEKPYICEVCSKTFSEPGSFKETFKDAYQRETVCL